From the genome of Uranotaenia lowii strain MFRU-FL chromosome 1, ASM2978415v1, whole genome shotgun sequence, one region includes:
- the LOC129748218 gene encoding uncharacterized protein LOC129748218 — MPGDIRELVKQERNLRVTVDSVRQFVLSESDNAELASVRLELLEYAYKQFKIVRTEIELITDHLSDTTDELSDNVALEQAREEENIRILIQFEDDYCELKSKLLRLLSSIRGSINETSASSASAFPGASSTLARVKLPEIKLPLFSGKTKEWVTFRDSFKSLIHSSNQLSNTDKFCYLRSAVTDEALQAIASVDITAANYEVAWSTLERRYENRKLLVKSYLDSLFSIDSLRHESYEVLNKFISDFERNLQMLQKVGEKPDQWSTLLVHMVCSRLDQHTLRQWETHHSSKEVPLFDDLMLFLRKHCSVLESISHRKPEEPDNCDEPITVGVRKPAVPSIVKCPFCSDIFHRAFYCTKFLKLSVDERSEAVKRAKLCFNCLSSRHLVRSCSKGFCHHCGMRHHSLLHPKSSVSQQPNRPSSPKFQPQPQFSPTLQDSPESNQLRTTHPPNTQPSTSYPVTYSQPILTTDPKHPIVLPSPPPNHTKQVLLPTAVVSVQDSYGNTRIARALLDSCSQFCFMASRFSQQLRLRSVAENLTVQGIGRSQAVSNTMVEASVGSNASNISPISMKFFILPELTAPLPATRVSYETRQLPRSIQLADPQFWEPGTIDLIIGAEHFFNLLLDGKFKLMYDGPYLQNSVFGWIVAGTLPDKSTIENGEIYLKKMAISKPDGCFELKKFNTNSSGILAQSSQRNPCWRPTSSVVMLSTESSPSIPVVPVEHLSDLVIQSSSTLLSSPV, encoded by the exons ATGCCTGGTGATATACGTGAACTAGTTAAGCAAGAACGCAATCTGCGTGTAACAGTTGACTCGGTGCGTCAGTTTGTGTTGAGTGAAAGTGATAACGCAGAGCTGGCAAGTGTTCGTTTAGAACTGTTAGAATATGCATACAAACAGTTCAAAATAGTGCGTACGGAAATAGAACTTATTACTGACCACCTGAGTGATACCACAGATGAGCTGAGTGATAATGTGGCATTGGAACAAGCAAGGGAGGAAGAAAATATCAGAATTTTGATCCAGTTTGAAGACGATTACTGTGAGCTGAAAAGTAAACTTCTACGCCTGTTGTCATCAATTCGTGGATCCATCAACGAAACTTCAGCTTCCAGTGCATCTGCCTTTCCTGGTGCTTCCTCAACTTTGGCAAGGGTGAAACTACCGGAAATCAAGCTGCCACTCTTCAGTGGAAAAACCAAGGAGTGGGTAACGTTCCGAGACTCTTTTAAAAGTCTCATCCACTCAAGCAATCAACTTTCCAACACAGATAAATTTTGCTATTTACGTTCGGCCGTGACAGATGAAGCTTTACAAGCAATTGCGTCAGTAGACATAACAGCAGCAAACTATGAGGTGGCTTGGTCGACATTAGAAAGGCGCTACGAAAATAGGAAACTCCTGGTGAAATCGTACTTAGACTCACTGTTCTCCATCGATTCCCTGAGGCATGAGAGCTATGAAGTGCTGAACAAGTTTATAAGCGATTTTGAGCGAAACCTCCAGATGCTACAAAAAGTGGGAGAGAAACCTGACCAGTGGAGCACCCTCCTGGTTCACATGGTGTGTTCCCGCTTGGATCAACACACCCTGCGCCAGTGGGAAACACACCATAGTTCAAAGGAAGTTCCGTTATTTGATGACCTGATGCTCTTCCTACGCAAGCATTGCTCAGTGCTTGAATCCATTTCACATCGGAAACCAGAGGAGCCAGATAACTGTGATGAGCCGATCACAGTTGGGGTTAGAAAGCCAGCAGTTCCGTCCATTGTTAAGTGTCCATTTTGTAGTGATATTTTTCATCGAGCCTTTTATTGTACAAAATTCCTGAAGCTGTCAGTGGACGAAAGAAGTGAAGCTGTGAAAAGGGCAAAGTTATGTTTTAATTGTTTGTCCTCACGTCATCTTGTTCGTTCCTGTTCGAAAGGATTCTGCCACCATTGTGGCATGCGTCATCACTCACTGCTACATCCGAAATCCTCCGTCTCGCAGCAACCAAACCGACCCTCttcgccaaaatttcagcctcaaCCACAATTCTCTCCTACACTCCAAGACTCACCTGAATCCAACCAGCTAAGGACGACCCATCCTCCCAACACTCAACCCTCAACCTCGTATCCTGTAACATACTCGCAGCCAATTCTCACCACAGATCCAAAGCATCCCATTGTACTTCCCTCTCCACCACCAAACCACACAAAACAAGTCCTGTTGCCTACCGCTGTTGTTAGTGTTCAGGACTCATATGGGAACACCCGTATTGCCAGAGCATTGCTCGACTCATGCTCTCAGTTCTGCTTCATGGCTTCTCGTTTCAGCCAACAACTTAGGCTACGCAGTGTAGCAGAGAATCTTACCGTACAGGGCATCGGGAGATCGCAAGCTGTATCAAACACGATGGTGGAAGCATCCGTTGGTTCAAATGCCTCAAATATTTCCCCCATTTCGATGAAATTCTTTATCCTACCTGAGTTGACAGCACCACTTCCGGCTACACGAGTTTCTTATGAAACCCGGCAGCTACCGCGAAGCATTCAACTCGCCGATCCTCAATTCTGGGAACCAGGAACAATCGATCTCATCATCGGTGCAGAACATTTCTTCAATCTGCTATTAGATGGAAAATTTAAGCTGATGTATGACGGTCCGTATCTGCAAAATTCCGTGTTTGGGTGGATAGTCGCAGGCACCCTCCCGGACAAATCGACAATTGAGAATGGGGAAATATACTTAAAGAAGATGGCGATCAGCAAGCCAGATGGTTGTTTTGAGTTGAAGAAATTCAACACAAATTCATCCGGAATTCTGGCACAATCATCGCAACGCAATCCGTGTTGGCGGCCGACCAGC TCAGTTGTCATGCTGTCCACCGAATCCAGTCCGTCCATTCCAGTTGTTCCAGTAGAACACCTCAGCGATCTAGTCATCCAGTCCAGTTCAACCCTGTTGTCCAGTCCAGTTTAA
- the LOC129748210 gene encoding uncharacterized protein LOC129748210: MDNSNSGDSTPVRHSKRQLKTHQQQQRKMFHFCRFWLTQDSLGNTRLARALLDSCSQFCFMTTRFSQQLKLRHVPENLTVQGIGGSRAVSRKLVVASVRARTSYISAFSRAMSFFILPELTATLPAKQVEYESWRLPHDVQLADPSFSEPGEIDIIIGAEHFFDLLLEGRFKLTNDGPSLQNSVFGWIVAGTIPNKSVSCSPSSVTCSVAEIQEQLTKFWELESCRSASTQSVEESTCEELFAETTTRDCDGKFVVSLPKRDHVIRQLGESRNAALRRFFSVEKQFESNGEKKSAYTSFMEEYISLGHMREVPNPDEALPVYYLPHHAVYKPDSSTTKLRVVFDASCKTTTGVSLNDGLLVGPVVQEDLLSIVLRFRLHRVAVVADVEKMYRMVKVQAEDQRLQRILWRESPEIPVRTYELVTVTYGTACAPYLATKCLQQLADSGKESYPEAARSLQYDTYVDDSLTGANSVDSAIKLAKEMIELAAAGGFLLRKFNSNSADVLSALPDHLIDERASLNLDSSTAAVKTLGLVWKPATDCFVYDCPVWSDKAKITKRVVLAETARLFDPIGLVGPVVVIAKIFLQDLWKLQCGWDDSLPEEMQNFWQEYRMNLKALSSLSVPRWLTFHSEAAFVEIHGFCDASEKAYGACVYLRCTAENGEVTVRLITAKSRVAPLDDLKRKKKKQTIPRLELSSALLLAHLYEKVKRSLRIAHSAEFWTDSTIVICWLSSLPSRWQAFVSNRVSEIQHTTKGCQWHHVAGVENPADIISRGMIPAQLQYQTMWFEGPLWLRQDRSTWPASSNPEQVEQSLLEERKVCSFPVTPVTSEIFGWRERFLDLIHLVAWMLRFAHNSSLRIPHQRASGSLTYAEQYAAILHVVRVAQQESFPAEFDALQRGRPLKASSPILSLNPVFGDGIIRVGGRLAHAQISEDRKHPMILCSKHPLAKMIIEHYHRCFFHAGAQLLISSVRGRFWITRIRSLVNTVLHECVQCFRNKPRVTEQLMGDLPAERVSPSNPFENVGVDYCGPFLVKYPSSRRIQPRKIFVAIFVCLATKAVHIELVTDLTSDSFIAAFKRFVGRRGKPRVVMCDNSTTFVGARRELDELRQLFRNEQFQRHVVHSAVDDETEFKFIPPRTPNFGGLWEAAVKSFKTHLKRTIGCTILRYDEMNTISIQIEAILNSRPLTPMTNDPADYEAITPGHFLIHRPLTAVPEPSKEHIPENHLSRWQRTEVFYERIWKRWSSQYLSDLHNRTKWTRKRNNIAVGTMVLLKEDNLPPLQWALGRVTKIYPGPDGNIRVIDVKTKDSQFQRGIQKICVLPIKDNIDDPVQQEN, encoded by the exons ATGGATAACAGCAACTCCGGTGATTCCACACCGGTACGGCACAGCAAACGGCAACTTAAGACCCACCAGCAACAACAGCGCAAAATGTTTCACTTTTGCCGATTTTGGCTCACACAA GATTCTCTTGGCAATACTCGACTAGCTCGAGCCTTGCTCGACTCGTGCTCCCAGTTTTGCTTCATGACCACTCGCTTCAGCCAACAACTAAAACTGCGACATGTTCCGGAAAACCTCACCGTTCAAGGCATCGGTGGATCACGAGCTGTGTCACGCAAACTGGTTGTAGCTTCCGTTCGTGCTCGGACCTCGTACATCTCAGCTTTCAGCAGAGCAATGAGCTTCTTTATTTTGCCTGAGCTGACAGCCACACTTCCCGCAAAACAAGTCGAGTACGAGAGTTGGCGTTTACCCCACGATGTTCAGCTTGCTGATCCCAGCTTTTCGGAACCAGGAGAGATCGACATCATTATTGGCGCCGAGCACTTCTTTGATCTGCTTCTGGAAGGCAGATTCAAGCTGACGAATGATGGCCCAAGCCTTCAAAACTCTGTTTTCGGATGGATAGTTGCTGGTACCATTCCGAATAAATCTGTATCCTGTTCGCCTTCCTCCGTGACTTGTTCAGTAGCAGAAATTCAGGAGCAGCTCACTAAATTCTGGGAACTGGAATCGTGTAGGTCAGCAAGTACCCAATCCGTGGAAGAGTCAACTTGTGAGGAGCTTTTCGCTGAAACCACCACCCGTGACTGCGACGGAAAATTTGTTGTCTCTTTGCCGAAACGTGATCACGTAATTCGGCAACTGGGGGAGTCTCGTAACGCAGCACTGAGGCGATTTTTCAGCGTAGAGAAGCAGTTTGAGTCCAACGGCGAAAAGAAGTCAGCGTACACATCATTTATGGAGGAATACATCAGTCTCGGTCACATGCGTGAAGTTCCTAACCCTGATGAAGCATTACCGGTCTACTATCTCCCACATCATGCGGTCTACAAGCCTGACAGTTCCACAACAAAGCTTCGCGTCGTCTTCGATGCCTCCTGTAAGACTACCACCGGAGTCTCACTCAACGACGGTCTATTGGTGGGACCCGTAGTTCAAGAAGATTTGTTGTCCATCGTCCTTCGGTTCCGGTTGCATCGAGTCGCCGTTGTTGCTGATGTGGAGAAAATGTACCGCATGGTCAAGGTACAAGCCGAAGATCAACGTCTCCAGCGTATTCTGTGGAGAGAATCTCCAGAAATTCCGGTCCGTACGTACGAGCTCGTCACTGTAACTTATGGTACAGCATGCGCACCGTATCTGGCTACCAAGTGCCTTCAGCAGTTAGCAGACAGTGGAAAGGAATCGTATCCCGAAGCAGCAAGGAGTCTACAATACGATACGTACGTCGATGATTCTCTCACTGGAGCGAATTCAGTCGACAGTGCGATAAAGTTAGCGAAGGAGATGATTGAACTAGCAGCAGCAGGTGGTTTTTTGTTGAGAAAGTTCAACTCAAATTCAGCCGACGTACTGTCTGCATTACCAGATCATCTTATAGACGAGCGCGCTTCCTTGAACTTGGATTCTTCGACTGCAGCTGTGAAGACGTTGGGTTTAGTGTGGAAACCTGCTACCGATTGTTTCGTTTACGACTGTCCAGTTTGGAGCGACAAGGCCAAGATCACCAAAAGAGTTGTGCTTGCAGAGACAGCACGCCTCTTCGACCCGATTGGACTTGTGGGCCCCGTTGTTGTCATCGCGAAGATATTTCTGCAAGATCTTTGGAAACTCCAGTGTGGATGGGACGATTCGCTTCCAGAGGAGATGCAGAACTTTTGGCAGGAGTATCGGATGAACCTGAAAGCCCTATCTTCACTCTCGGTTCCACGTTGGTTGACCTTTCATTCCGAAGCAGCATTTGTCGAGATACACGGTTTCTGTGACGCATCCGAAAAGGCTTACGGAGCCTGTGTTTATCTTCGTTGTACAGCAGAAAATGGTGAAGTTACCGTCCGTTTGATAACCGCAAAATCCAGAGTAGCACCTTTAGACGACCTgaagaggaagaagaagaagcagacAATCCCGCGCCTCGAGCTTTCATCTGCTCTTCTCTTGGCTCACCTGTACGAAAAAGTTAAGCGCAGTTTAAGAATTGCGCATTCTGCAGAGTTTTGGACAGATTCCACCATCGTAATCTGTTGGCTGTCATCTTTACCGTCCCGTTGGCAAGCTTTTGTTTCAAACCGTGTCTCCGAGATCCAGCATACCACTAAAGGCTGCCAGTGGCACCACGTTGCAGGAGTGGAAAATCCAGCGGACATCATCTCGAGAGGCATGATTCCAGCACAGCTTCAGTATCAAACGATGTGGTTTGAGGGTCCACTTTGGCTGCGACAAGACCGCAGCACCTGGCCAGCTTCAAGCAATCCAGAACAAGTTGAACAGTCGTTACTTGAAGAGCGGAAAGTATGTTCGTTTCCTGTCACACCCGTGACTAGTGAAATCTTCGGTTGGCGGGAGAGGTTTTTGGATCTGATTCATCTTGTTGCGTGGATGCTCCGATTTGCGCACAATTCCAGTTTGAGAATCCCACACCAACGAGCTTCCGGAAGTTTAACGTACGCAGAGCAGTATGCAGCCATACTTCACGTCGTTCGTGTAGCACAACAGGAAAGTTTCCCTGCCGAATTCGACGCTCTCCAGAGAGGGCGACCACTGAAGGCGTCATCCCCAATCCTCTCTTTAAATCCCGTATTTGGCGATGGCATAATTCGCGTTGGCGGCCGGCTAGCGCACGCACAGATTAGCGAAGACAGAAAGCATCCGATGATCCTGTGCAGTAAACATCCCTTGGCGAAAATGATAATCGAGCACTACCACCGCTGTTTCTTCCATGCCGGTGCTCAACTTCTTATTTCTTCCGTCCGTGGGAGATTTTGGATCACCAGGATCAGATCGTTAGTCAACACAGTTCTGCACGAATGTGTGCAGTGTTTTCGTAACAAACCACGTGTAACAGAGCAGCTTATGGGCGACCTGCCAGCAGAGCGTGTTTCGCCATCGAATCCATTCGAGAACGTTGGAGTAGATTATTGTGGACCTTTCCTAGTAAAATATCCTTCAAGTCGTCGAATCCAACCCCGCAAAATTTTCGTTGCTATCTTCGTTTGTTTGGCTACAAAGGCAGTCCATATAGAGCTGGTCACGGACCTAACCAGTGATTCATTCATCGCAGCGTTTAAACGATTTGTTGGTCGTCGTGGGAAACCTCGAGTTGTGATGTGTGACAATTCGACAACTTTCGTTGGTGCACGCCGAGAATTGGATGAACTCCGTCAGCTTTTTCGAAACGAACAGTTCCAGAGACATGTCGTCCATTCGGCAGTAGACGACGAAACCGAATTCAAATTCATCCCCCCCAGAACGCCTAACTTTGGTGGACTGTGGGAAGCCGCTGTTAAGTCGTTCAAAACGCACCTGAAGAGGACGATAGGATGCACCATTCTCCGTTATGATGAAATGAACACCATCTCGATTCAAATTGAAGCTATTCTTAACTCCCGTCCGTTGACACCGATGACTAACGATCCTGCAGATTACGAAGCCATCACACCTGGTCACTTTCTGATCCACCGACCGTTAACAGCCGTGCCGGAGCCTTCCAAGGAACATATTCCAGAGAACCATCTTTCGAGATGGCAAAGAACCGAAGTCTTTTACGAGCGCATTTGGAAGCGCTGGTCCTCCCAGTATCTGTCGGATTTACACAACCGCACCAAGTGGACTAGGAAACGAAACAACATAGCCGTTGGAACCATGGTGCTCCTCAAGGAGGACAACCTTCCCCCGTTGCAGTGGGCTCTCGGTCGTGTGACGAAAATCTACCCCGGTCCCGATGGCAACATCCGAGTCATCGACGTCAAAACCAAGGATAGCCAGTTCCAGCGAGGAATCCAGAAGATTTGTGTTCTTCCCATCAAGGACAACATTGATGATCCCGTCCAGCAGGAGAACTAA